In Ignavibacteriales bacterium, one genomic interval encodes:
- a CDS encoding AMP-binding protein, which produces MSASYPRTIPRLFEDSVQKFSEKIMMWEKRGDAYKGSTYREIQESVHQCAAGLISLGLEKGDRLGLISEGRNDWVIAELGILYTGAINVPLSVKLEERSDLKFRLAHSGCRMVVVSGNQAQKVMKMRVDLPDLEKIILLDPQGQLAEDEIGFPELLSRGKEYLKRHRSDLERRWQSIQEHDPATISYTSGTTADPKGVTLTHRNYTANVKQCSDHLPQPEWYCSLIIIPWDHSFGHTAGIYLLTSIGASMASIQSGKTALETLRNIPTNIKEIKPTFLLSVPALAKNFRKNIEKGISEKGKLVWNLYRKGLEIAYAHYGDGYNGGKDVGKPIHPLYTLCETLIFRKIRASFGGRLDYFVGGAAHLDVELQRFFNAIGLPMYQGYGLSEAAPVVSCDTPTKHKFGSSGTVLPRIDVKICDDQGNALPVGQKGEIVVRGENVMAGYWNNERATRETLRDEWLFTGDIGYLDADGFLFVLGREKSVLIGHDGEKYSPEGIEETIVAHSPFIEQVMLYNNQSSYTVGLIVPNKEAVLGYLKHKHLSCHTDEGQTAALRLLESEINRYREGNKSAGMFPERWLPAAVAVLGEGFTEQNRLMNSTMKIVRGRISEFYQNRIEYALTPEGKDFCNHQNKNIVKRFEEGKK; this is translated from the coding sequence ATGTCCGCATCGTATCCACGCACAATCCCAAGACTCTTTGAAGACAGTGTCCAGAAATTCTCCGAGAAAATAATGATGTGGGAGAAAAGAGGAGACGCGTACAAAGGGTCGACGTATCGTGAGATTCAGGAATCCGTCCATCAATGTGCTGCGGGATTGATAAGCCTGGGTTTGGAAAAAGGGGACCGCCTCGGACTCATCTCCGAAGGGCGAAACGACTGGGTCATCGCGGAGCTCGGGATCCTCTACACCGGGGCCATCAACGTCCCGCTTTCTGTCAAGCTCGAGGAGCGCTCGGATTTGAAGTTTCGCCTCGCCCACTCGGGTTGCAGAATGGTCGTCGTCTCAGGTAACCAGGCCCAGAAGGTCATGAAGATGAGGGTCGACCTGCCGGATCTTGAAAAGATCATCCTGCTTGATCCGCAGGGACAGCTTGCTGAGGATGAAATAGGGTTTCCCGAACTGCTCAGTCGTGGAAAGGAATACCTGAAGCGGCATCGATCTGATCTTGAACGACGGTGGCAGTCTATTCAGGAACATGACCCGGCGACGATCAGCTATACATCGGGGACGACAGCAGACCCGAAGGGGGTCACGCTGACGCACCGCAACTACACGGCGAATGTCAAACAATGTTCAGATCACCTGCCGCAGCCAGAGTGGTATTGTTCGCTTATCATCATCCCATGGGACCACTCGTTTGGTCACACCGCGGGTATCTATCTGCTGACGAGTATCGGGGCAAGTATGGCTTCGATACAGTCGGGGAAGACTGCGCTGGAGACACTCAGGAACATCCCAACGAACATCAAAGAGATCAAGCCGACATTCTTGCTGAGTGTACCCGCTCTGGCCAAAAACTTCAGAAAGAACATAGAAAAAGGAATCAGCGAGAAGGGAAAGCTGGTCTGGAATCTGTACCGGAAAGGATTGGAAATCGCGTACGCACATTACGGTGACGGCTACAATGGCGGGAAGGATGTCGGCAAGCCGATACATCCGCTCTACACTCTTTGTGAAACGCTCATCTTCAGAAAGATCCGTGCGAGCTTTGGCGGCCGGCTGGATTACTTCGTTGGTGGCGCGGCGCACCTCGACGTCGAACTGCAGCGGTTCTTTAATGCTATCGGCCTCCCGATGTATCAAGGCTACGGCTTGAGTGAGGCCGCACCCGTTGTCTCCTGCGACACTCCGACGAAGCACAAATTCGGTTCTTCCGGCACGGTGCTCCCGCGTATCGACGTTAAGATCTGTGACGATCAGGGAAATGCTCTGCCTGTTGGACAGAAGGGGGAGATTGTTGTCCGGGGCGAAAACGTGATGGCGGGGTACTGGAACAACGAGCGCGCAACGCGAGAAACCCTCCGCGATGAATGGCTCTTCACGGGCGACATCGGCTACCTGGATGCGGATGGATTCCTCTTTGTCCTGGGGCGTGAGAAGAGTGTTCTCATCGGCCACGACGGCGAGAAGTACAGTCCGGAAGGAATCGAAGAAACGATCGTTGCCCATTCGCCCTTCATCGAACAGGTCATGCTGTACAACAATCAATCGTCGTACACTGTTGGGCTCATAGTCCCGAACAAAGAAGCGGTTCTCGGCTATTTGAAACACAAGCATCTTTCCTGCCACACCGACGAAGGGCAGACGGCTGCGTTGCGGCTGCTGGAATCGGAGATCAACCGGTACCGGGAAGGGAATAAAAGCGCCGGCATGTTCCCTGAGCGATGGCTCCCTGCA
- a CDS encoding ABC-F family ATP-binding cassette domain-containing protein: MSCMIGPHDRIGLVGSNGAGKTTILRIVTGLVQPDSGVISKAHYVTVGYLPQEGVAVSGRTLYREAESAFEDVLEVQGELEEAQVNLTRLNPESEEYAETLEIYGELQHKLEDLDAFRMKSKVERVLMGLGFAVKDLDRMTEEFSGGWQMRIELAKLLLREPSILLLDEPTNHLDLETLQWLEEYLRNYNGAVVLVSHDRAFLDSLCSRTLALSLGKMEHYAGNYSFYEQEHIKRRELKVQSLRNQQQKIKETQEFIDRFRYKATKARQVQSRIKQLEKTEIIEIEPEESGIRFDFPQPPASGRIVMELKDLSKSYGALEVFESLDYKIERGDRIAVVGPNGAGKSTLSRILAGAESFNGGQRIPGHSVTLSYFAQHQAEELDPARDVFDTLDEIAEGEIRKKLRTLLGSFLFHDDDVFKKVSVLSGGEKSRLALAKMLLKPANFLILDEPTNHLDMKSKRVLQEALSRYDGTFLIVSHDRAFLEPIVNKVIEAGNGTVRTYIGTISDYIAKKRQEKERAVAPPALDELKLSTGRELSDKERKRSEAEKRQQLSVKLRPLKQRVETLEREIAQLESRHKEIEEAMLDPELYKNGTETKKVSAERREIEQHLAHAYDQWETIQTEIEKVRTEQ; this comes from the coding sequence CTGTCGTGCATGATCGGTCCCCACGACCGCATAGGCTTGGTGGGCTCGAATGGCGCTGGGAAGACCACAATCCTCAGAATTGTCACCGGGCTTGTGCAGCCGGATTCGGGCGTCATCAGCAAGGCACACTATGTCACCGTAGGGTACTTGCCGCAGGAAGGGGTCGCTGTTTCCGGACGCACGCTCTACAGGGAGGCCGAGTCGGCATTTGAAGATGTTCTCGAAGTGCAGGGGGAGCTTGAAGAAGCTCAGGTGAACCTCACGCGCCTGAATCCGGAATCTGAAGAATACGCCGAAACGCTCGAGATCTACGGCGAGTTGCAGCACAAACTCGAAGACCTGGATGCGTTCCGTATGAAATCGAAAGTGGAGCGAGTGCTCATGGGGCTTGGATTTGCCGTCAAAGATTTGGACCGGATGACGGAAGAATTCAGCGGCGGCTGGCAGATGCGCATTGAGCTCGCGAAACTGCTTCTCCGCGAACCTTCAATCCTGCTTCTGGACGAACCGACCAATCACCTCGACCTCGAAACGCTCCAATGGCTTGAAGAATATCTCAGAAACTACAACGGGGCGGTCGTCCTCGTGTCGCACGACCGGGCTTTTCTCGACAGCCTCTGTTCCCGTACGCTTGCCCTTAGCCTCGGGAAAATGGAGCACTATGCAGGGAACTACTCTTTCTATGAGCAAGAGCATATTAAGAGAAGGGAGCTCAAGGTTCAGTCCCTCAGGAACCAGCAGCAGAAGATCAAGGAAACGCAGGAGTTCATCGACCGGTTTCGCTACAAGGCGACAAAGGCCCGACAGGTGCAAAGCCGCATTAAGCAGCTGGAGAAGACCGAAATAATTGAAATCGAGCCCGAGGAGAGCGGAATTCGATTTGATTTCCCGCAGCCCCCGGCGAGCGGTCGTATCGTGATGGAATTGAAAGATCTCTCGAAGAGTTATGGTGCGCTGGAGGTTTTTGAAAGCCTGGACTACAAGATCGAACGGGGGGACAGAATCGCCGTCGTCGGTCCGAACGGTGCGGGTAAATCGACGCTCTCCCGTATTCTTGCAGGCGCGGAATCGTTCAATGGAGGCCAGAGGATACCCGGGCACAGCGTCACGCTCTCGTACTTCGCCCAGCATCAGGCGGAAGAACTGGATCCCGCGCGTGACGTGTTCGATACTCTGGATGAGATCGCCGAAGGGGAGATACGGAAGAAGCTGCGCACGCTCCTTGGTTCCTTCTTGTTCCACGATGATGATGTGTTCAAAAAGGTATCTGTACTTTCCGGCGGCGAAAAAAGCCGGCTCGCCCTTGCAAAAATGCTCCTCAAGCCGGCGAATTTTCTGATCCTCGACGAACCGACGAACCATCTGGACATGAAATCGAAGAGGGTTTTGCAGGAAGCGCTCTCGAGATATGACGGGACGTTTCTGATTGTTTCGCACGACCGAGCGTTTCTCGAACCCATTGTCAACAAAGTGATCGAAGCGGGGAACGGGACGGTGCGCACATATATCGGAACCATCTCGGATTACATTGCGAAGAAACGTCAGGAGAAGGAGAGAGCGGTTGCACCGCCTGCGCTGGACGAGCTGAAACTCTCGACAGGACGCGAACTGAGCGACAAGGAGCGAAAGCGGAGCGAAGCGGAGAAACGACAGCAGCTCTCAGTGAAACTCCGTCCCCTGAAACAGCGTGTGGAGACGCTTGAACGCGAAATTGCACAGCTGGAGTCTCGGCACAAAGAGATCGAAGAAGCCATGCTCGACCCCGAGCTCTACAAGAACGGAACGGAGACCAAGAAAGTATCTGCAGAACGCAGGGAGATTGAACAACACCTCGCCCACGCGTACGATCAGTGGGAGACGATCCAGACCGAAATCGAGAAAGTCCGCACCGAACAATAA
- a CDS encoding T9SS type A sorting domain-containing protein, with amino-acid sequence MKKVLIVTLVLGLMTATSAFSQAPNPANQKSLLALKELFQQLRDYAQTNIIPKMKEMKTRLDNSMSSEDLQSLDKLRDQASQMKAEGKKDALMLKRAWKSNNIIDVKLYVGKIKDLKSGRDDLLKDLKPLGLKYKTTLEEIGKDAKPSGKVWQEDVKKLVAGWYLKHMGDLSADHKKAFAKGIEKLKLFAGMDAGLKAKLAAARFMLWDGNDLPEIGQFFDEANLNPDKATDGAPAGYALESNYPNPFNPSTTISFSIPEAQHVSLVVYDALGREVATLVDSELGAGSHSFTFDGQHLSSGVYFYRIRAGDFVQEKKMQLVK; translated from the coding sequence ATGAAGAAAGTTCTCATCGTCACGCTGGTGCTCGGGTTGATGACTGCAACCTCGGCATTCTCACAAGCGCCGAATCCGGCCAATCAGAAGTCGCTGCTCGCGTTGAAGGAACTGTTCCAGCAGCTGCGGGATTATGCTCAGACGAACATTATCCCGAAGATGAAAGAGATGAAAACCAGGCTGGACAACTCAATGTCGTCCGAAGACCTTCAGAGTCTTGACAAGCTCCGTGACCAGGCCTCACAGATGAAGGCCGAGGGGAAGAAGGATGCTCTGATGCTCAAGAGAGCCTGGAAGAGCAACAACATCATTGATGTCAAATTGTACGTGGGGAAGATCAAAGACCTCAAGAGCGGGCGCGATGACCTCCTCAAAGACCTCAAACCACTGGGGTTGAAATACAAGACTACTTTGGAGGAGATCGGCAAGGATGCGAAGCCTTCCGGAAAAGTCTGGCAGGAGGACGTGAAGAAGCTCGTCGCCGGATGGTATCTCAAGCATATGGGCGATCTCTCGGCGGACCACAAGAAGGCGTTCGCGAAGGGAATCGAGAAGCTGAAGCTGTTTGCCGGCATGGATGCGGGGCTGAAAGCGAAGCTCGCTGCTGCCCGTTTCATGCTGTGGGACGGAAACGACCTTCCTGAAATCGGCCAGTTTTTCGATGAAGCGAATTTGAATCCCGACAAGGCAACGGATGGTGCTCCGGCAGGGTATGCTCTCGAGTCGAATTATCCGAACCCTTTCAACCCCTCGACAACGATTTCTTTTTCCATCCCGGAGGCACAGCACGTTTCCCTCGTCGTTTATGATGCACTCGGCCGGGAGGTCGCCACGCTGGTCGATTCAGAACTTGGTGCGGGGAGTCACAGCTTCACGTTCGATGGACAACATCTTTCCAGCGGAGTCTATTTTTACCGGATTCGTGCAGGCGATTTTGTTCAGGAAAAGAAAATGCAGCTCGTGAAATAG
- a CDS encoding asparaginase domain-containing protein, whose amino-acid sequence MGIRVFVTGGTFDKEYNELDGTLFFKDTHLKEMLGLGRCKLSVDIRTLMMVDSLEMTDQDRHIIVDQCLKTTEDKIVITHGTDTMEVTAKVLGATVQQKTIVLTGAMIPYKFGSSDGLFNLGSALAFVQTLPHGVYIAMNGKYFQWNNVRKNKQTGQFEELK is encoded by the coding sequence ATGGGAATCAGGGTTTTTGTCACCGGCGGAACCTTCGACAAAGAATACAATGAGCTCGACGGGACGCTCTTTTTCAAAGACACGCACCTCAAAGAGATGCTCGGCCTGGGAAGATGCAAACTCAGCGTTGATATCCGGACTCTCATGATGGTCGACAGTCTTGAGATGACAGACCAGGATCGGCACATCATCGTAGACCAATGTCTGAAGACAACAGAGGACAAGATTGTTATCACGCACGGGACTGATACGATGGAAGTGACTGCAAAGGTGCTCGGCGCGACGGTTCAACAAAAGACGATCGTCCTGACTGGAGCGATGATTCCGTACAAATTTGGAAGCTCAGACGGGCTGTTTAACCTTGGCAGCGCGCTCGCATTCGTCCAGACGCTTCCGCACGGTGTCTATATTGCGATGAACGGGAAATATTTCCAGTGGAACAATGTCCGGAAGAACAAGCAGACCGGACAGTTTGAGGAATTGAAGTAG
- a CDS encoding sigma-70 family RNA polymerase sigma factor — MISHLTDHEVIKRAKQGDDRAFTELVKRNETLVYSFAYKVCRDSDKASETWQDTFVNVYRKLHQFDGRSKFTTWLYSVVVNSCRMKRRQRKLDKASISIDSAEMSQDHSDVGHDVQTAQTIPSWRDTPLDKVMDKELRSLLDSAIQKLPYDYRLVFLLRDVEGLSAEEAGKILKLSVPAVKSRLRRARVFLREQLNSYMAI; from the coding sequence ATGATATCTCATCTCACAGACCATGAAGTTATCAAGCGCGCAAAGCAAGGGGACGATCGCGCCTTCACGGAGCTTGTGAAGCGGAATGAGACCCTCGTATACAGTTTCGCATACAAAGTATGCCGTGACAGCGACAAAGCAAGCGAGACGTGGCAGGATACATTTGTCAACGTGTACCGCAAACTCCACCAGTTCGACGGACGGTCGAAGTTCACAACCTGGCTTTATAGCGTCGTGGTCAACAGCTGCCGGATGAAGCGAAGACAGCGGAAACTCGATAAGGCCTCGATTTCGATTGACTCCGCCGAGATGTCGCAAGACCATTCTGATGTCGGCCACGATGTGCAAACAGCTCAGACAATCCCATCGTGGCGGGACACGCCGCTCGACAAGGTGATGGATAAGGAACTCCGATCCCTCCTGGATTCCGCAATTCAAAAACTGCCGTACGACTACCGTCTGGTGTTCTTGCTGCGCGACGTTGAAGGACTCTCAGCCGAGGAAGCGGGCAAGATATTGAAACTGAGCGTGCCGGCGGTGAAATCCCGGCTGCGTCGTGCCAGGGTCTTTCTCCGTGAGCAACTCAACTCCTACATGGCCATATGA
- a CDS encoding DUF2892 domain-containing protein: MKKNMGNADRIIRVLAAVVVAALYFTDQISGTLAAILGLFAVIFVVTSAMSFCPLYLPFKFSTKKSDA; this comes from the coding sequence ATGAAAAAGAACATGGGCAATGCCGACCGCATTATCCGCGTGTTGGCCGCCGTAGTTGTTGCAGCTCTTTATTTCACAGACCAGATTTCCGGAACACTCGCAGCGATCCTGGGGCTTTTTGCCGTGATCTTTGTGGTCACGAGCGCGATGAGTTTCTGCCCATTGTATCTCCCGTTCAAATTCTCAACAAAGAAATCGGACGCCTGA
- a CDS encoding OsmC family protein encodes MTKEIVLKQVDGITFVAKGNSSHWVVMDGSPDFGGSLGGSTPKELLLMALAGCTSSDVIPILRKKRIPLQRYEVHVKGIEREEHPRIFTEIHVEYVFYGNGISPADVERAIELSDTKYCSVSAILKASAPIKHTYRIEPGI; translated from the coding sequence ATGACCAAAGAAATAGTGCTGAAACAGGTGGACGGGATTACGTTTGTGGCCAAAGGCAACTCAAGTCATTGGGTGGTGATGGACGGATCACCCGATTTCGGCGGAAGCCTCGGCGGTTCAACGCCAAAAGAGCTGCTTCTTATGGCCCTTGCCGGCTGCACATCATCTGATGTCATTCCGATTTTGAGAAAGAAACGCATTCCGCTGCAACGATACGAAGTCCACGTGAAGGGAATTGAGAGGGAAGAACATCCGAGAATCTTCACGGAGATCCACGTGGAATACGTATTCTACGGAAACGGCATCAGCCCGGCCGACGTTGAACGCGCCATAGAGCTTTCCGACACGAAGTATTGTTCCGTCAGCGCGATCCTCAAAGCAAGCGCACCGATCAAACATACGTATCGTATCGAGCCCGGAATCTGA
- a CDS encoding universal stress protein, translating into MYKLERVLCPTDFSPASIEAIRFASFLAQNAACQLTLIHVDEQEKNPLGFFEKDEQTISHHHEEVSAFAQGKFAEIVKQEGLAPERTSLLVRFGTAYHEIVEVAEVNRFSLVVIATEGLGRSSPHLIGRTVERVVRLCRTPVITVKPRQEKPTKKIETILCPTDFSEYSNFAIPYAVSIARTYAARIILVHVTDLTVQHPEALLQKFPDPRFYHDEADKIQIEKIVGRDVEPENTIVRLAEEYQVDLIVIGTHGARGMRRVQIGNTVEEVVRRTASPVLTITHPIHKAVFPRRFKEDYAGDQN; encoded by the coding sequence ATGTACAAGCTCGAACGCGTGCTTTGTCCGACAGATTTCTCTCCTGCCTCGATCGAAGCGATCCGCTTTGCCTCGTTCCTCGCTCAGAACGCTGCATGTCAACTCACGTTGATCCACGTCGACGAACAGGAAAAGAACCCCCTCGGCTTTTTCGAGAAGGACGAACAAACCATCAGCCATCACCACGAGGAGGTTTCAGCATTTGCGCAAGGCAAGTTCGCCGAGATCGTGAAACAGGAAGGTCTCGCGCCTGAACGAACATCGTTGCTCGTACGCTTTGGGACGGCGTATCACGAAATCGTTGAAGTGGCAGAGGTCAACCGCTTCTCGCTCGTTGTCATCGCCACCGAAGGACTTGGACGATCATCGCCGCACCTGATCGGTAGAACCGTAGAGCGAGTGGTGCGACTTTGCCGCACACCCGTCATAACGGTGAAGCCGAGACAGGAAAAGCCGACCAAGAAGATCGAGACGATCCTCTGCCCGACCGATTTTTCTGAATACAGCAATTTTGCCATCCCCTACGCCGTTTCGATTGCGCGCACCTATGCAGCGAGAATCATCCTCGTGCATGTCACAGACCTTACCGTTCAGCACCCCGAAGCACTTCTGCAAAAATTTCCAGACCCGCGATTCTACCACGACGAGGCTGATAAGATCCAGATCGAGAAAATCGTTGGAAGGGACGTCGAGCCGGAAAACACGATCGTTCGGCTTGCTGAGGAATACCAGGTCGATCTCATCGTCATCGGTACGCACGGAGCGCGCGGCATGCGACGGGTCCAGATCGGCAATACCGTGGAAGAGGTCGTGCGCCGCACAGCATCACCGGTTCTGACGATCACCCACCCGATTCACAAAGCCGTCTTTCCCCGCAGATTCAAGGAAGACTATGCCGGAGATCAAAACTAG
- the tkt gene encoding transketolase, producing the protein MNTLRTLSMDGVQKANSGHPGMPMGAAPMAYVLWTRHLKHSPSNPHWYNRDRFVLSAGHGSMLLYSLLHLAGYDLTLDDLKNFRQYKGKTPGHPEYHLTPGVETTTGPLGQGFANGVGMAIGEKYLAARYNRPNFEVVKYRVYGIVGDGDLMEGVSSEAASLAGHLRLGNLIYLYDDNHISIDGSTKLAFTEDVAKRFEAYGWHVQILEDGNDVDAIQNAIKVAEEETNRPSLIKIRTHIGFGSPNKQDTSEAHGSPLGEDEIRLTKRKLGWDPDKQFFIPPEALQHFRRAVEQGKKWESLWKTMFDNYRRAHQDLASELEHVRERNYGDAWKNALPSFSIEAKAMATRDASGKVLNAIAAHLPTLLGGSADLAPSNNTMLKDIPEFQAGVYTGRNFHFGVREHAMGSILNGLALTDGMIPYGGTFLVFSDYMRPPIRMAALMGIRPIYVFTHDSIGLGEDGPTHQPVEQFAALRAIPNITFIRPADANETTAAWRVAIEHTTGPVALALTRQKVPIIDQARYASADNLSKGAYILAENSKTPKIILIGTGSEVQYVMGAYEQLVKDQVPARVVSMPSWELFEKQSKEYRESVITPSVKKRLVIEASIAMGWHKYAGDEGVIIGMTGFGASAPYELLYKEYGFTVDNVLAKAHELLG; encoded by the coding sequence ATCAACACTCTTCGCACATTGTCCATGGATGGTGTCCAAAAAGCAAATTCGGGCCACCCCGGCATGCCGATGGGTGCTGCCCCCATGGCCTATGTGCTTTGGACCCGCCATCTCAAGCATAGTCCAAGCAATCCACATTGGTATAATCGGGATCGTTTCGTCCTTTCTGCCGGTCACGGCTCAATGCTCCTCTACAGCCTTCTTCACCTCGCCGGCTACGATCTGACTCTGGACGATCTAAAAAACTTCCGGCAGTACAAGGGCAAGACTCCCGGCCATCCGGAATATCACCTGACCCCCGGTGTTGAGACGACCACCGGACCTCTCGGGCAGGGTTTTGCCAACGGCGTCGGGATGGCGATCGGCGAAAAATACCTCGCTGCCCGTTACAACCGGCCGAATTTTGAAGTCGTGAAGTACCGGGTCTACGGAATCGTCGGCGACGGCGATCTGATGGAAGGCGTCTCGTCGGAGGCAGCCTCGCTCGCGGGACACTTGCGGCTGGGAAACCTCATCTACCTGTACGACGACAACCACATCAGCATCGACGGGAGCACGAAGCTTGCCTTCACCGAAGACGTGGCAAAGCGATTCGAAGCGTACGGATGGCACGTTCAGATCCTGGAGGATGGAAACGACGTCGACGCGATCCAGAACGCGATCAAAGTCGCAGAGGAAGAAACGAACCGCCCGTCGCTCATCAAGATCCGGACCCACATCGGATTTGGAAGTCCAAACAAGCAGGATACGTCGGAAGCGCACGGTTCCCCGCTGGGCGAAGATGAAATCCGGCTGACGAAGAGGAAACTCGGATGGGATCCGGACAAACAGTTCTTCATACCGCCCGAGGCGCTGCAGCATTTCCGCCGTGCCGTGGAGCAGGGGAAGAAATGGGAATCGCTATGGAAAACGATGTTCGACAACTACCGACGCGCCCACCAGGACCTGGCGAGCGAGTTGGAACACGTCCGGGAGCGCAACTACGGAGACGCTTGGAAGAACGCTCTTCCCTCCTTCAGCATCGAAGCAAAAGCAATGGCGACGCGTGACGCGTCGGGCAAAGTGCTGAATGCCATCGCTGCTCACCTTCCGACGCTCCTTGGCGGCTCCGCTGATCTTGCGCCGTCGAACAACACGATGCTCAAAGACATTCCTGAATTCCAGGCAGGCGTTTACACGGGACGTAATTTCCACTTCGGCGTCCGCGAGCACGCCATGGGTTCGATTCTGAACGGCCTCGCGCTCACCGACGGTATGATCCCGTACGGCGGGACGTTCCTTGTGTTCTCTGATTACATGCGCCCACCGATCCGGATGGCGGCCCTTATGGGCATCCGGCCGATTTATGTTTTCACGCACGACAGCATAGGCCTCGGCGAAGACGGACCGACACACCAGCCCGTCGAACAGTTCGCAGCCTTGCGTGCGATCCCGAATATCACGTTCATCAGACCCGCCGATGCAAACGAAACGACTGCCGCCTGGAGAGTCGCAATCGAGCACACAACGGGACCCGTTGCACTCGCATTGACAAGACAGAAAGTCCCAATCATCGACCAAGCCAGGTACGCCTCTGCAGACAATTTGTCCAAGGGCGCCTACATTCTGGCTGAGAACTCCAAGACGCCGAAGATCATTCTTATTGGCACCGGCTCCGAAGTCCAGTATGTGATGGGAGCCTACGAACAGCTGGTGAAGGACCAGGTGCCGGCGCGGGTGGTCAGCATGCCGTCGTGGGAGCTCTTCGAGAAGCAATCGAAAGAATACCGCGAATCGGTCATCACGCCGTCGGTCAAGAAGCGGCTGGTAATCGAAGCCTCGATCGCGATGGGGTGGCACAAGTACGCCGGCGATGAAGGCGTCATTATCGGGATGACCGGCTTTGGGGCTTCTGCTCCATACGAATTGCTCTACAAGGAATACGGCTTCACGGTCGACAACGTGCTGGCGAAAGCACACGAGCTTCTCGGCTGA
- a CDS encoding MFS transporter gives MPNTASERPVHSAAFKRRRAINWLTLGVTYAAMYMGRYNLSFANKALSDTYGWDKTQIGSIISIALTIYGVSALFNGPVADRIGGRKAMLIGVFGAVVFNIAFGLGAYIGFLGTGTVLIGYFATAWALNMYFQSYSALSLIKVNSSWFHVRERGVFSAIFGSMIQSGRALIFVIGGFAVTVLPWQWVFFIPAVIMFTMGIFTYKFVRDTPEEAGHPPFDTADASSGDTDKVDFKYLAKKVFTNPVTLTIAAAEFCTGFVRHGFEQWFPRYMIEAQHLTLESRIFQGGALVVVLAGILGAFAAGTISDWVFKSRRPPVAFIGYFLQIICLAIIWRSPGLEWIIGAFVVNSFAISMVHSMLSGTASMDFGGRKAAASATGMFDGMQYIGGAAVGSGMGWMLERFGWGAWGPSMIGFSLIGAILMIKLWKVVPKGSGGH, from the coding sequence ATGCCGAACACTGCCTCAGAACGCCCCGTCCACAGTGCCGCGTTCAAGCGCCGCAGGGCAATCAACTGGTTGACCCTTGGCGTCACGTACGCTGCGATGTACATGGGTCGATACAATCTTTCGTTCGCTAACAAGGCCCTCTCCGATACCTACGGGTGGGATAAGACACAGATTGGCTCGATCATATCGATCGCCCTGACGATCTACGGCGTGTCGGCGTTGTTCAACGGTCCGGTTGCCGATCGGATCGGGGGAAGGAAGGCGATGCTCATTGGCGTCTTCGGAGCCGTTGTTTTCAATATCGCCTTCGGCCTGGGAGCGTACATCGGGTTTCTGGGAACGGGCACCGTCCTGATCGGGTATTTTGCCACAGCCTGGGCGCTGAACATGTATTTTCAGTCCTACAGCGCGCTGTCGCTCATCAAAGTCAACTCAAGCTGGTTCCACGTTCGCGAGCGGGGAGTCTTCTCCGCCATCTTCGGCTCAATGATCCAGAGCGGCCGAGCATTGATCTTCGTGATCGGTGGCTTTGCGGTCACCGTGCTCCCCTGGCAGTGGGTGTTCTTCATTCCCGCGGTGATCATGTTCACCATGGGAATCTTTACTTACAAATTCGTCCGTGATACGCCCGAGGAAGCCGGCCATCCACCGTTTGATACGGCAGATGCATCGAGCGGCGACACGGACAAAGTCGACTTCAAGTATCTTGCGAAGAAGGTCTTTACGAATCCGGTTACGCTCACCATTGCAGCGGCCGAGTTCTGCACCGGGTTTGTTCGGCACGGGTTCGAGCAGTGGTTCCCCCGCTATATGATCGAGGCCCAGCACCTGACGCTGGAATCGAGGATCTTCCAGGGAGGCGCGCTTGTTGTCGTTCTCGCCGGCATTCTTGGGGCATTCGCTGCAGGCACGATCTCGGACTGGGTTTTCAAGTCGCGCAGGCCGCCCGTGGCCTTCATCGGGTACTTCCTTCAGATCATCTGCCTGGCGATCATCTGGAGGTCACCGGGACTTGAATGGATTATCGGAGCGTTCGTCGTCAACTCCTTCGCGATCAGCATGGTTCATTCGATGCTTTCCGGAACGGCCTCCATGGACTTCGGCGGGAGGAAGGCAGCAGCAAGCGCCACGGGGATGTTCGACGGCATGCAGTACATCGGCGGCGCTGCGGTCGGGTCTGGCATGGGCTGGATGCTCGAGCGTTTCGGGTGGGGTGCGTGGGGACCAAGCATGATCGGCTTCTCGCTCATCGGTGCGATTCTGATGATCAAGCTCTGGAAGGTTGTGCCGAAAGGGAGCGGGGGGCACTAA